The Desulfosoma caldarium genome has a window encoding:
- a CDS encoding TIGR02757 family protein has translation MKDSERLKFFVDFVFERFHRRDMVPPDPLQCVYAYERLEDREVAALLAASLAVGRAQSIVDQVQGVLERLGNSPAFFLRNANAADLMAVCRGFRYRFFHEEDLRSFLKSLSHVLRTYGSLESAMASCLKRSRGDLVKGIDLFAGLMTRSGSAEPPARHRLVARPSCGSACKRWHLFLRWLVRCDAVDPGGWSCLHPRDLMVPVDTHMLAIAQTCGLTQRRHADMKTAMEITEAFRRLQPEDPVRYDFSLTRMAMRERELLEKWWELFQHSKGGTS, from the coding sequence GTGAAGGATTCTGAGCGTCTGAAGTTTTTTGTGGACTTTGTGTTTGAACGGTTTCATCGCCGGGATATGGTGCCGCCCGATCCACTTCAATGCGTCTATGCCTATGAAAGGCTTGAAGATCGGGAAGTGGCGGCTCTTCTCGCCGCCTCCCTTGCCGTGGGAAGAGCGCAGAGCATCGTTGACCAGGTGCAGGGCGTCCTCGAGCGACTGGGGAACAGCCCTGCGTTCTTTTTACGAAACGCCAATGCGGCCGATCTGATGGCGGTGTGCCGAGGATTCCGGTACCGGTTTTTTCATGAGGAGGATCTTCGATCGTTTTTGAAGAGTCTTTCCCATGTGCTTCGTACCTATGGATCGCTGGAATCGGCCATGGCGTCTTGTTTGAAGCGGAGTCGAGGGGACCTTGTGAAGGGCATCGATCTCTTTGCGGGACTTATGACGCGTTCCGGCTCGGCCGAACCGCCGGCACGGCATCGACTGGTGGCCAGGCCGTCCTGCGGCAGTGCGTGCAAGCGATGGCACCTTTTTTTGCGCTGGCTTGTGCGCTGCGACGCCGTGGATCCCGGTGGATGGTCGTGCCTGCATCCAAGGGATCTCATGGTCCCTGTGGATACGCACATGCTGGCCATCGCCCAAACCTGCGGCCTCACCCAGCGCCGGCATGCCGATATGAAGACCGCCATGGAGATCACTGAAGCGTTTCGGCGCCTGCAGCCCGAGGATCCTGTGCGGTATGATTTTTCTTTGACACGAATGGCCATGAGGGAAAGAGAGCTTTTGGAAAAATGGTGGGAACTTTTCCAACATAGCAAAGGAGGCACGTCATGA
- a CDS encoding transporter substrate-binding domain-containing protein, with the protein MRRALIVAVMMGMVWASVGAQAVTPHEIFQASTLNQILQRGTLIVGMEVEYYPFEYADTKGEPMGFDVDLAKLIAQELGVKLEIKDMEWTGLIPALQSGKVDLVISGMTRTLERAKAVTFTEPYFTTGLCVLLSAKRAADVSSVEDLNASGRILAVKTGTTGDLVATKRFPNATINRFKDETACVREVVEGRADAFFYDQISIAKHHSQNKSTTRAILEPFTYEPFAMALRKGDFDFLNWLNTFLDTIKGDGRYDALYKKHLGAVIHP; encoded by the coding sequence ATGAGAAGAGCCCTGATCGTGGCGGTGATGATGGGCATGGTGTGGGCGTCGGTGGGCGCCCAAGCGGTGACGCCCCACGAAATTTTTCAGGCCAGCACCCTGAACCAAATCCTTCAGCGAGGCACCCTCATTGTGGGCATGGAGGTGGAGTACTACCCCTTTGAATATGCCGACACCAAGGGTGAACCCATGGGCTTTGATGTGGATCTGGCCAAGCTCATCGCGCAGGAGCTGGGCGTCAAACTGGAAATCAAGGACATGGAATGGACGGGTTTGATTCCGGCCCTTCAAAGTGGCAAGGTGGACTTGGTTATTTCCGGCATGACGCGCACTTTGGAAAGGGCCAAGGCGGTCACCTTTACGGAACCTTACTTCACCACGGGCCTGTGTGTGCTGTTGAGCGCCAAGAGGGCCGCGGATGTTAGCTCCGTGGAGGATCTAAACGCTTCCGGACGCATTCTTGCCGTCAAAACAGGGACCACAGGAGACCTGGTGGCCACCAAACGCTTTCCCAACGCCACCATCAACCGGTTCAAAGATGAAACCGCCTGCGTGCGGGAAGTGGTGGAAGGGCGGGCCGATGCCTTCTTTTATGATCAGATTTCCATTGCCAAACACCACAGCCAGAACAAGAGCACCACGCGAGCCATTCTTGAGCCCTTTACCTATGAACCCTTTGCCATGGCCTTGCGCAAGGGGGACTTTGACTTTCTCAACTGGCTGAACACCTTTCTGGACACCATCAAAGGTGACGGCCGCTATGACGCGTTGTACAAGAAACACCTCGGAGCCGTGATCCATCCATGA
- a CDS encoding HD domain-containing protein produces MRCPGQDSRFWKPGAIFEAKCPQCGQSVEFFKDETSRKCARCGHKFVNPRMDFGCAAYCKFADQCLGDLPPELLAQRENLLKDRVAVEMKKNFGRDFKRIAHAGRVARYAEKLAVPVGADPAVVLIAALLHEVTPNGTPDPASTKAKELLFRLGARPDLVDEVCAVIDAIAHSSGQGSLNEQCLRDAHRLAELEEIVAKHPEEAEFQRETMSKDFLTETARSLAERLMRGEKV; encoded by the coding sequence ATGAGATGTCCCGGACAAGATAGCCGGTTCTGGAAACCAGGGGCCATTTTTGAAGCCAAGTGCCCACAGTGCGGACAATCGGTCGAATTCTTCAAGGACGAAACGAGCCGAAAGTGCGCTCGATGCGGCCATAAGTTCGTGAACCCTCGCATGGACTTTGGTTGCGCGGCCTATTGCAAGTTTGCCGACCAGTGCCTGGGAGATCTTCCGCCGGAGCTGCTGGCACAAAGGGAAAATCTTCTAAAGGACCGAGTGGCCGTGGAAATGAAAAAAAACTTCGGACGCGATTTCAAACGCATCGCCCATGCGGGCCGAGTGGCCCGCTACGCGGAGAAACTGGCCGTCCCCGTGGGGGCCGATCCCGCGGTGGTGCTGATCGCCGCCCTGCTTCACGAAGTGACGCCCAATGGAACACCGGACCCGGCTTCCACAAAGGCCAAAGAACTGCTTTTTCGGTTGGGAGCCCGCCCGGACCTGGTGGACGAAGTCTGCGCCGTCATCGACGCCATAGCCCACTCCAGCGGCCAGGGAAGCCTTAATGAACAGTGTCTTCGAGACGCCCATCGCCTGGCCGAATTGGAGGAAATCGTGGCCAAACATCCCGAAGAGGCCGAGTTTCAACGGGAAACCATGTCGAAAGACTTCCTTACGGAAACGGCACGATCCCTGGCCGAACGCCTTATGCGCGGCGAAAAAGTCTGA
- a CDS encoding helix-turn-helix domain-containing protein, which translates to MARQDDIHLAVKALKIGHKVRGLRQQHKYTLQDLAQKTGLSKPFLSQIENDHVVPPIATLMKLARALNVTLAHFFQEQETDQKISITRPEDRSRLERRPHQSKGESHYIYESLEFRKRSKHMEPFLVEFPLHAADQMVFQSHEGEEFLYILEGEVEFRTIDRVEILHPGDSIYLDSDISHSFRCAGDKPAKAVAVLYSPRPT; encoded by the coding sequence ATGGCAAGACAAGACGACATCCACCTGGCTGTGAAGGCGTTGAAAATCGGGCACAAAGTGCGAGGACTTCGCCAGCAACACAAGTACACCCTTCAGGACCTTGCGCAAAAGACGGGCTTATCCAAGCCTTTTCTCTCGCAGATAGAAAACGATCACGTGGTCCCGCCCATTGCCACACTCATGAAACTGGCCCGCGCCCTCAACGTGACCCTCGCCCATTTCTTTCAAGAACAGGAAACCGACCAAAAGATTTCCATCACACGGCCCGAAGATCGGTCTCGGCTGGAGAGGCGGCCTCATCAGAGCAAAGGGGAAAGCCACTACATCTACGAATCTTTGGAATTTCGCAAAAGGTCCAAGCACATGGAGCCTTTTTTGGTGGAATTTCCTTTGCACGCAGCGGATCAGATGGTCTTTCAAAGCCATGAAGGGGAGGAATTTCTCTACATTCTGGAAGGAGAAGTGGAGTTTCGCACGATCGATCGGGTGGAGATTCTGCATCCGGGAGACAGCATTTACCTGGATTCGGACATCAGCCACAGTTTTCGATGCGCGGGAGACAAGCCCGCCAAAGCCGTGGCGGTGCTCTATTCGCCACGGCCCACATGA
- a CDS encoding YbgA family protein, with protein MKTMDKIRLGVSACLLGHAVRYDGSHQRNRYVTDILGAYVQFVPVCPEVECGMGIPREAMHLEGDPENPRLITTRTRRDVTDQMLRWAAQRLEELKKENLCGFIFKSNSPSSGMERVKIFDTKGMPHKKGVGIFARLFMKTFPHLPVEEDGRLNDEVLRENFVERLFHRKRWDDHVRGGKDLGRLVEFHTDHKLLYLAHSPKHHRELGKLVAEGKSLPLETLYERYEHLMSEALKLKATVKKNTNVLYHLMGYFKKELSPSEKEELREIIEAYHRGLYPLIVPITLINHYVRKYDQPYLKRQFYLNPHPLELKLRNHA; from the coding sequence ATGAAGACCATGGACAAGATTCGGCTTGGCGTCAGCGCGTGCCTTTTGGGCCATGCCGTGCGATACGACGGCAGCCATCAACGCAACCGCTATGTGACGGATATCCTGGGGGCCTACGTTCAGTTTGTGCCCGTGTGTCCCGAAGTAGAATGCGGCATGGGGATTCCTCGCGAGGCCATGCATCTGGAAGGAGACCCAGAAAATCCTCGCCTTATCACCACCCGCACCCGCCGCGACGTCACCGATCAGATGCTGCGCTGGGCCGCCCAACGGCTGGAAGAACTCAAGAAGGAAAATCTTTGCGGTTTTATTTTCAAGAGCAATTCCCCCAGCAGCGGCATGGAACGGGTTAAGATTTTTGACACCAAGGGCATGCCGCATAAAAAGGGCGTCGGCATTTTTGCGCGTCTTTTTATGAAAACCTTTCCGCATCTTCCGGTAGAGGAAGATGGGCGCCTGAACGATGAAGTTCTTCGGGAAAATTTCGTCGAAAGACTCTTTCATCGCAAGCGCTGGGACGACCACGTTCGCGGCGGCAAGGACTTGGGGCGCCTTGTGGAGTTCCATACCGACCACAAGCTGCTTTATTTGGCCCACAGCCCCAAGCATCATCGAGAATTGGGAAAACTGGTAGCGGAAGGCAAGTCCCTGCCCCTAGAGACGCTGTACGAGCGCTATGAACACCTGATGAGCGAAGCCCTGAAACTCAAAGCCACCGTCAAAAAAAACACCAACGTGCTCTATCACCTGATGGGATACTTCAAGAAGGAGTTGTCGCCCTCGGAAAAGGAAGAGCTACGAGAAATCATCGAAGCCTACCACCGAGGCCTTTATCCGCTCATCGTCCCTATCACCCTCATCAACCACTACGTTCGAAAATACGATCAGCCCTACCTAAAGCGCCAATTCTACCTCAACCCTCATCCCTTGGAACTCAAACTCCGTAACCACGCTTGA
- a CDS encoding LPS-assembly protein LptD, which produces MGTSRLLIRLTLVTTALVMAWVSPGRLEAQTASKKSSQTRNFFAQTGAPWTIEAQTLRYDALQRLYQAEGKVHITSENKSIRADWARVDLEKQEVQLAGSVRIQYGSDWLTGDKVIWHLDTETGWVDGGTVYFSENGFYISGKNITKRGPDRYHVSRGTLTTCDPASPDWSIAFADLDVTVDGLGWAKHGSFRFGKLPVFYLPFALFPVNKERQSGLLMPTLGSSNLHGLYLEVPFYWAWRQDMDWTFYANAMEKRGLMLGAEYRVHHAALGEGVWFLNFLEDQADPDDLRARGYPFQEKDRYWLRARHTVDLPHQMKMFLDLDLVSDRNFLKEFQSGSVSQSATNRAFRQVSQREILNDQTITARESSLYVLRRWESGVASMDIRYWNQLDRKLDETTVQQVPYLRASVTPSSLGLGSTYYTLDASAVHYWRPQGDTGLRTDVFPALAYPIHWFPYLAVEPSLGLRSTLYQVDMSEKNNTTFQSRWVPEARLSASTRLERVYRPSNTLAVQHVIRPDFQYVFIPDIDQEDLPLFDDLDRIGRQDTVLYGFSSFLTTKKTHTPPGQDPQAVYKEWARLGVHQAYLLDEPIPKPPIETQPGKRFSDILMSLDLTPERYLNLSYDVTYSPYQGRTNIHDLSLWLNSHRGDRAHVTYRYRQDMAVDEIIGDIHVQVRPTLSLYALYDYSFDKHETFKQSYGVHYRHGCWGLRLSYREEAEEKEVSLALVLVGLGQIGGVLAQDGLVSMTSNP; this is translated from the coding sequence ATGGGCACAAGCCGCCTTCTCATTCGGTTGACCCTTGTGACCACTGCCCTGGTGATGGCCTGGGTGTCTCCTGGCCGGCTTGAGGCGCAGACCGCTTCCAAGAAGTCTTCACAGACTCGAAACTTCTTTGCTCAGACGGGGGCTCCCTGGACCATCGAGGCGCAGACCCTTCGCTACGACGCCCTTCAGCGCCTTTACCAGGCCGAGGGGAAAGTCCATATCACGTCGGAAAACAAATCCATTCGCGCCGACTGGGCTCGGGTGGACTTGGAAAAACAGGAAGTGCAACTGGCGGGATCGGTGCGTATTCAGTACGGATCGGATTGGCTCACGGGAGACAAAGTCATCTGGCATCTGGACACCGAAACGGGCTGGGTGGACGGCGGAACCGTTTATTTTTCAGAAAACGGCTTCTACATTTCGGGGAAAAACATTACCAAGCGCGGGCCCGATCGCTACCACGTCTCCCGAGGAACCCTCACCACCTGTGACCCGGCTTCTCCGGATTGGTCCATTGCCTTTGCCGATCTGGACGTGACGGTGGACGGCTTGGGCTGGGCCAAGCACGGATCGTTTCGGTTCGGAAAACTGCCCGTTTTTTACCTCCCCTTTGCCCTTTTTCCCGTCAACAAGGAACGCCAATCGGGCCTGCTCATGCCTACCCTGGGCTCCAGCAACCTTCACGGCCTGTACCTGGAAGTGCCGTTCTACTGGGCATGGCGTCAAGACATGGATTGGACCTTTTACGCCAACGCCATGGAAAAGCGGGGTCTGATGCTGGGCGCCGAATACCGGGTTCACCACGCGGCCTTGGGGGAAGGGGTCTGGTTTCTGAATTTCCTCGAGGATCAGGCGGACCCCGACGACTTGAGAGCTAGGGGATATCCTTTTCAGGAAAAGGATCGGTACTGGCTTCGAGCTCGCCACACGGTGGATCTGCCGCACCAGATGAAAATGTTTCTGGACCTGGACCTGGTGAGTGACCGAAATTTTCTGAAGGAATTTCAGTCGGGGTCCGTGTCTCAATCGGCGACCAACCGGGCGTTTCGCCAAGTGAGCCAGCGGGAAATTCTCAACGACCAGACGATCACGGCGCGGGAATCCAGCCTGTATGTGTTGAGGCGATGGGAATCGGGCGTGGCCAGCATGGATATTCGTTATTGGAATCAGCTCGATCGAAAGCTCGATGAAACGACGGTCCAGCAAGTCCCCTATCTTCGAGCTTCCGTCACGCCTTCGTCTCTGGGTCTGGGATCGACCTATTACACCCTGGATGCTTCCGCCGTCCATTATTGGCGCCCGCAGGGGGACACGGGCCTTCGCACGGACGTCTTCCCGGCCTTGGCCTACCCGATCCATTGGTTTCCCTACCTTGCCGTGGAACCCTCCCTAGGGCTGCGATCCACGCTGTACCAGGTGGATATGTCTGAGAAGAACAATACGACGTTCCAGTCGCGCTGGGTGCCGGAAGCTCGGCTGAGCGCGTCCACTCGCCTGGAACGCGTGTATCGCCCTTCCAACACCCTTGCGGTGCAGCATGTGATTCGCCCAGACTTCCAATACGTCTTTATTCCGGACATCGATCAGGAGGATCTGCCGCTGTTTGACGACCTAGACCGAATCGGACGCCAAGACACCGTCCTTTACGGTTTTTCGAGCTTCTTGACGACAAAGAAAACGCACACTCCGCCGGGCCAAGATCCGCAAGCGGTATACAAAGAGTGGGCCAGGTTGGGTGTGCACCAGGCGTATTTGTTGGATGAGCCCATTCCAAAACCACCCATCGAAACGCAACCGGGGAAACGCTTCTCCGATATTTTGATGTCCCTGGACCTGACACCTGAGCGGTACCTAAACCTATCCTACGATGTCACCTACTCCCCCTACCAAGGGCGCACCAATATTCATGATTTATCGCTTTGGCTCAATTCCCATCGAGGCGACCGGGCTCACGTGACCTACCGTTATCGGCAGGACATGGCGGTGGATGAAATCATCGGGGACATCCACGTGCAGGTGCGTCCGACTTTGAGTCTCTATGCCCTTTATGACTATTCTTTCGACAAACATGAAACCTTCAAGCAATCCTACGGAGTTCATTACCGTCACGGGTGTTGGGGACTTCGCCTGAGTTACCGCGAAGAAGCGGAAGAAAAAGAGGTTTCGCTGGCTTTGGTTCTGGTCGGCTTGGGACAAATCGGCGGCGTCTTGGCTCAGGACGGCCTCGTCTCAATGACTTCCAACCCTTGA
- the leuB gene encoding 3-isopropylmalate dehydrogenase: protein MGRKVERMEKKIAVLAGDGIGPEVMAEAIKVLKVVEKEFGIAMAFEEADVGGCAIDKHGHALPEKTLDVCRQSDAILFGSVGGPKWESLPPEQQPERAALLPLRKIFDLFCNLRPARVYSALASASPLRPDIVGDGFDILCLRELAGGIYFGQPKGREGTGPKERAYDTMVYHRWEIQRIARKAFEIARTRRKKVTSIDKANVLTSMVLWREVVVEMARDYPDVTLNHMYVDNATMQLMRDPHQFDVLLCGNMFGDILSDQCAMLTGSLGLLPSASLGASDFGLYEPAGGSAPDIAGQGIANPIAQILSAALMLRHSFHREDAASAVERAVAETIEAGLRTADIARGAQRPVSTTAMGDAIAERVRRS, encoded by the coding sequence ATGGGCAGAAAGGTTGAGCGCATGGAAAAGAAAATCGCGGTGCTGGCAGGGGACGGAATTGGGCCTGAGGTCATGGCCGAGGCCATCAAGGTGCTCAAGGTGGTGGAAAAAGAATTCGGCATCGCCATGGCCTTTGAAGAGGCCGACGTGGGGGGATGCGCCATCGACAAACACGGCCACGCGCTGCCTGAAAAAACCCTGGATGTGTGCCGACAAAGCGATGCCATTCTTTTCGGTTCCGTGGGCGGTCCCAAGTGGGAAAGTCTGCCGCCGGAACAGCAGCCCGAACGAGCGGCTTTGCTGCCTTTGCGCAAGATTTTCGATCTGTTCTGTAATCTTCGGCCGGCCCGCGTGTATTCCGCTTTGGCTTCCGCCAGTCCCTTGCGGCCGGACATTGTTGGCGACGGCTTTGACATCTTATGCCTTCGCGAACTGGCGGGGGGCATCTATTTCGGCCAACCCAAGGGAAGGGAGGGCACCGGGCCGAAAGAGCGCGCCTATGACACCATGGTCTATCACCGTTGGGAAATTCAGCGGATTGCTCGAAAGGCTTTTGAAATCGCTCGCACTCGCCGCAAAAAGGTGACGTCCATCGACAAGGCCAATGTGCTGACGTCCATGGTCTTATGGCGGGAAGTGGTGGTGGAGATGGCGCGGGACTATCCCGATGTCACGCTGAACCACATGTATGTGGACAATGCCACCATGCAGCTCATGCGCGATCCGCACCAGTTTGACGTGCTTCTGTGCGGCAACATGTTCGGCGACATTCTCTCGGACCAATGCGCCATGCTGACCGGGTCTCTGGGGCTGCTGCCGTCGGCGAGCCTAGGCGCTTCCGACTTTGGTCTCTATGAACCTGCTGGAGGTTCCGCTCCGGACATTGCCGGCCAAGGCATTGCCAACCCCATTGCCCAAATTCTATCCGCAGCGCTCATGTTGCGCCACAGCTTTCATCGAGAAGATGCGGCGTCGGCTGTGGAACGTGCGGTGGCCGAAACCATCGAAGCGGGTCTTCGCACGGCGGACATTGCGCGCGGAGCGCAGAGGCCTGTGAGTACGACAGCCATGGGCGATGCCATCGCGGAGCGCGTGCGCCGGTCATAG
- a CDS encoding ATP-binding protein yields the protein MKVIRKIIEIDPDRCDGCGQCVISCAEGAIEIIDGKATLVSEAYCDGLGACLGECPQGALKLVEREAEDFDPEAVEHYLEHKHAGQAAKARTFHAVPQCPSHQIHMLKKEPAPFHNPNPASTASALSHWPVQIRLIPPDAPFLQEANLLVAADCTAVAVPNFHEKFLNGRVVMIGCPKFDNIMDYAERFAKIFAHNAIRRVTVLSMEVPCCSALLGVVRKGMENAGKKVPLEEVVVGIQGDVLETRTIIPDNSPQTSSNQD from the coding sequence ATGAAAGTGATCAGAAAAATCATCGAAATCGATCCGGACCGCTGTGACGGCTGCGGCCAATGCGTTATCTCCTGCGCTGAAGGCGCCATCGAAATCATCGACGGTAAGGCCACACTGGTCTCCGAAGCCTATTGCGACGGCCTGGGCGCCTGCCTGGGCGAATGCCCTCAAGGCGCTTTGAAGCTTGTTGAAAGGGAAGCCGAGGACTTCGATCCCGAGGCCGTGGAACACTACCTGGAACATAAGCACGCCGGACAAGCGGCAAAGGCCCGGACCTTTCACGCCGTCCCTCAGTGCCCGTCGCATCAGATCCACATGCTTAAGAAAGAGCCGGCTCCGTTCCACAACCCTAACCCCGCTTCCACAGCATCGGCGCTGTCCCACTGGCCCGTGCAGATTCGCCTCATTCCACCTGACGCCCCCTTTCTGCAAGAGGCGAATCTTCTGGTGGCCGCCGATTGCACCGCCGTGGCCGTGCCGAATTTTCATGAAAAATTCCTTAACGGTCGTGTGGTCATGATCGGATGCCCCAAGTTTGACAACATTATGGACTACGCGGAACGGTTCGCCAAAATTTTTGCCCACAACGCCATTCGCCGCGTCACCGTGCTGTCCATGGAAGTTCCGTGCTGTTCGGCCCTGTTGGGCGTGGTCCGCAAAGGCATGGAAAACGCGGGTAAAAAAGTGCCCCTGGAAGAAGTGGTCGTCGGCATTCAAGGCGACGTGCTGGAAACTCGAACCATCATCCCCGACAACAGCCCTCAAACCTCGTCAAACCAGGACTGA
- a CDS encoding bifunctional folylpolyglutamate synthase/dihydrofolate synthase, which produces MTRSAVDFASAVDFLCHLQKVGIKFGLNRTENLLERLGNPHRRFRSIHIAGTNGKGSTAAILSSILTRHGLRVGLYTSPHLVRFTERFRINDEESPAERIFQVFQDVMEVVEGEEWPTFFEAVTAMAFHYFAQEGVDWGIIETGMGGRLDATNVVRPHVAIITNVAMDHQEFLGSTLSAIAREKAGIIKDFTPVVTAVKQPAAQSTLKTACLKKGAPLYRYGIHFRVQKNGSQHFHYQGFSRRWSNLPLGLLGEHQYTNAALALAALEVLEAQGLLTLDSDKIAQGLMQVRWPGRLEILETQPLVILDGAHNPHGAECLRTALKTQFAHRRLHLVMGIMADKDIRGIFRRLLPLAETVVFTQPRYGRAAHPDVLRRLAFPFLKKIFVIPKPADAIAQAKALAAPEDVVCVTGSLYFVGEVKEIYGEPSQTHDRLLA; this is translated from the coding sequence ATGACACGCTCGGCGGTCGATTTTGCATCCGCGGTGGATTTCCTGTGCCACCTTCAAAAGGTGGGCATCAAATTTGGTCTCAACCGAACGGAAAACCTTTTGGAACGCCTGGGAAATCCTCACCGTCGGTTTCGCTCAATTCACATCGCGGGCACCAACGGCAAGGGATCCACGGCCGCGATACTTTCCTCCATTCTCACACGGCACGGCCTACGTGTCGGTCTCTACACGTCCCCCCACCTGGTGCGTTTCACGGAGCGGTTTCGCATCAACGATGAAGAATCGCCGGCGGAACGCATCTTTCAGGTGTTTCAGGACGTGATGGAGGTGGTTGAGGGGGAAGAATGGCCGACCTTTTTTGAAGCGGTGACGGCCATGGCCTTTCACTATTTCGCGCAGGAAGGTGTGGACTGGGGCATCATTGAAACGGGCATGGGAGGGCGCCTGGACGCCACCAACGTGGTTCGCCCGCACGTTGCCATCATCACCAACGTGGCCATGGATCACCAGGAGTTTTTGGGATCCACCTTGTCGGCCATTGCTCGAGAAAAGGCAGGGATCATTAAGGATTTCACGCCCGTGGTGACTGCCGTCAAGCAGCCCGCGGCCCAAAGCACACTAAAAACGGCGTGTTTGAAAAAAGGGGCGCCCCTCTATCGGTACGGCATTCATTTTCGAGTCCAGAAAAACGGCTCGCAGCATTTTCATTATCAGGGTTTTTCACGGCGCTGGTCCAACCTGCCATTGGGCCTTTTGGGAGAACACCAGTACACCAATGCGGCCTTGGCTTTGGCGGCCCTGGAAGTTCTTGAAGCTCAAGGGCTTTTGACCCTGGACTCGGACAAGATTGCGCAAGGGCTGATGCAGGTTCGATGGCCCGGACGCCTGGAAATTTTGGAAACGCAGCCCTTGGTGATTTTGGACGGCGCTCACAATCCCCATGGAGCGGAATGTCTTCGAACGGCTCTGAAAACCCAGTTTGCGCACCGTCGCTTGCATCTGGTCATGGGCATTATGGCGGACAAAGACATTCGAGGCATTTTTCGAAGGCTTCTTCCTCTTGCGGAAACCGTCGTTTTTACGCAACCTCGATATGGAAGAGCCGCCCACCCTGATGTGCTGCGGCGCCTGGCCTTTCCCTTTCTCAAGAAGATTTTCGTGATCCCCAAACCCGCCGACGCCATTGCTCAGGCCAAAGCCTTGGCTGCCCCTGAGGATGTGGTGTGCGTCACGGGTTCCCTTTATTTTGTCGGGGAGGTCAAAGAGATCTACGGAGAACCTTCCCAAACCCATGATCGGTTGTTGGCGTGA
- a CDS encoding cupin domain-containing protein has product MKHMNLFTANDFSKKAMKRLLVHDSPYFKILNFNFLPGQGLPLHAHDIEGQVSLIVLEGEGEFLAGEGQTLPAKAGDIVVCNIAEPHGVQARTPMRVLVTIAPPI; this is encoded by the coding sequence ATGAAGCACATGAATCTCTTCACAGCCAACGATTTTTCGAAAAAGGCTATGAAACGGCTGCTCGTGCACGATTCCCCTTACTTTAAGATCCTGAACTTCAACTTCTTGCCGGGCCAAGGTCTGCCCCTGCATGCCCACGACATCGAGGGGCAGGTGAGCCTGATTGTCCTCGAGGGCGAAGGAGAATTTCTCGCGGGGGAAGGACAAACCCTTCCCGCCAAGGCCGGGGATATTGTGGTCTGCAATATTGCCGAACCCCATGGCGTCCAGGCACGAACCCCCATGCGCGTCCTGGTGACCATCGCGCCACCCATCTAA
- a CDS encoding amino acid ABC transporter permease — protein sequence MMYRIAVRCLLGALVVATLALLLGALEYPWNWRVPWQYRSLFIKGFVYTLWISLGAIAMGFVMGVAGGLARVSRNEILRALASYYVELFRGTPLLVQVYIFYFCLAPAVRYDNPFVIGMVTLAFFSGAYITEMVRAGIESIDPGQIEAAKSTGLSDRQTMRYVVLPQAFRRIIPPVTGQFVSLIKDSSLLSVISVRELTKASEVINATTYKTFEAYLPLALLYLALTYPLSYLTRKLEQILSNGKP from the coding sequence ATGATGTATCGCATCGCTGTGCGCTGTCTTCTTGGGGCCTTGGTCGTTGCGACCTTGGCCCTTTTGTTGGGCGCTCTGGAATACCCTTGGAATTGGCGAGTTCCATGGCAGTATCGAAGCCTTTTTATCAAAGGGTTTGTTTACACACTGTGGATTTCCCTGGGTGCCATCGCCATGGGTTTTGTCATGGGTGTGGCCGGAGGGTTGGCTAGGGTTTCCAGGAACGAAATCCTTCGAGCCCTGGCGTCCTATTACGTGGAACTCTTTCGCGGCACCCCATTGCTGGTGCAGGTTTATATTTTCTATTTTTGCCTGGCCCCGGCCGTTCGCTATGACAATCCGTTTGTCATCGGCATGGTGACGCTGGCCTTCTTTTCCGGAGCGTACATTACAGAAATGGTACGGGCCGGCATTGAATCCATTGATCCGGGGCAAATCGAGGCGGCCAAATCCACGGGCCTCAGCGACCGTCAAACCATGCGCTACGTGGTGCTGCCTCAAGCTTTTCGGCGCATTATTCCACCGGTGACAGGACAATTCGTTTCCTTGATCAAGGATTCGTCGCTCTTGTCCGTTATTTCCGTGCGAGAACTGACCAAAGCCTCGGAAGTCATCAACGCCACCACCTACAAGACCTTCGAAGCCTACCTGCCCTTGGCGCTGCTTTACCTGGCCTTGACCTATCCCTTGTCCTACCTGACGCGAAAGCTGGAACAGATCCTAAGCAACGGAAAACCATAG